The window gctagagatcctggctaggctgctgatcaactgaacactgtctccgtgtccttccttcttctccgactccgtctacgcctttgggaacccctggacccgctggggttggaccccggcaataggGGGCCACAGGTTTTGCATGTCCCTATGAGATGCTTGCAGCTAGAGAGGGTTAAATGAGGAAATAGCTTGTGCAAGCTAGCTGCCTGTAtctctggattgtttttcctcttgtcttcatggctggagcatttctgataatttttctctgttgcaggaatccacatggtcttggagttgttttctgaaaatatatgaacgtattctcgaccaaaggttaataaaggaaactttacttggagttctatttatttttgcttaaatgaATTTCCTTTGGCTTATGTTGACACCACATAGGTTTTTCATGGGTGttttgctgttagcattacaaatgaaaaatttttctagatgtaaattagttacaggatatCTTTTTTTACATGGTATTTTCCCACTatcctctcttttttattttttaatattaggaggtttttgaaaaatttataatgtagtctagataactttaaattttatttttttgcataaaaatatgactgctttaggttcattgcatgttaagcaatttttccatgaaatgaaaattttggttaatacttcttgagccaattttaattaatctgaaaacttgactattattttactgtcaaatttaatattctaacaacaatcttagtttacactgttaatattaatggaaaggattattttgcattttttgagAAGGCTttgagcattcctggtgttaggctggatttagatatagggaagctgctgttagccaagtctctgttatctgggtGATTTATGGTACTAGCTAGCTACtttgaggcttcaacctcagcatgaacagagataAGTTTGCCTGCTAGCTGCTAGGGTCTTCGCATACCTTAGATAAGCAAAATCAACAAAGAACTCTCTCTCCATGGCaacagctccccccccccccttttttttctctgctgTAGCTGTGGGGTTAACATTCACAGGAAAGAGTCCAGGGGTCTTTAGCTCTAAGGACTTCTTTGTTCTATTTCTCTGGCTACACACGATTGATATGTCCCCGTCCATGGATTATTATCTGTGTCTCCCACGAAAGGGTTACTTGGGGACTGCTGGGCAGTTAaactttgccggggtccaaccccagcaggtccaggggtccccaaaggcgtggacagagtcggcgaagaaggaaggacacggagacaatgtttagttgatcagcagcctagccaggatctccagccaagttctggtctggatctccagcgaagttctggtctggatctccagccaggttctgtgtccatgttctcttgctaggttctccaggttctccagccaggttctgtagccatgttccctcgctaggttctccagccaggttctgtccaggttctccagccaggttcagtcaccaggttctagtcaggttctcttgccaatttctgtagtcaggttcagtccaggatcttttgccatgttctctcgctaggttctgtctctaggttctgaggccagtttctgtccaggatcttttgccatgttctctccagcgaagttcttctgtctctagagaacgttctgtgtaggttccgtgcctaggttctgtctcctaagttctgtgttctaagttctgtgtctttctgtcttgttacatctgtatttataccagttgattcaatcctatcaatctctattacaaaggttagggcgtttcttatctccatttcagggagtaaagattatgtagcttaagcatgattgtttgtagttaaagtgattaattacccgcctggcacttagtcgaggggttttattccctccctaacttcaggggaaaatccctacctggggaaacaaccttctcagagaggagaccttggttaaaacacatagtgccaagaaggtgagcaaacattttaagaacagtatgccatatatgccaggtcccttgaaacagcaagcatggaccggctcccggcaaaactttttgtttgttctgCAAGGGGAGCGAGGGAGTGACTCCGgcaggcagcctcctggtgaGACTTTCCTGCTTTCTCCTCGCTAGAGGTTTTTTCTGTCTCAGTTTCAGCCTTCCTTGAGCTTTGAGAAACTACTTTTTGCTTGTTGAAAACAGCCCAGGAATCTGCGGGGGCAGAGGGCTTACTACACGCCCCCCCAGCCTCTACCGAGGCTGAAAGCCCTCAGGCATTGGTAGCAGCGCCTGAGGAGGCGGGGGTGGCAGCAGcggctgcagcttgggtggggcccCGGTTAGACAAGCTAAGATAGCTAGAACCGCTGGTGTTAGGGAGAGAGGGAATGTCTCCCATTCCGTTACCTTTACTCGCCTGCTCTGTAACAGCGCGTGGAGTGCCCGAGCCTGAGGGGCTCGGGCTGAGGGGGGAAGGTTTTCCATTGTTACAGAGGGGCACTCACCCGTCCCAACGCTTGCCAGGGTCCCTGTTCATGGCGCCAGaatgaggcagggggtcccgcgggggtgaggccgaccgagtcctaacgaagcatgcccgactccggagatcAGGTTCAAGACACAGATCtgaactttattgtttaagtacagGGACATATACAACATTCCAGACCAAACGCTTGGGATGCAGGAAGATGCAGCAGCTGGGCGTGTGCACAGGCCCCTTGGCTCCCCTCCTGACCTCTCAGCGGCTGCTCTTCTTCCTTTTAGGTAAATTTGTGGTAGACTCCTGAACCTGCAAACCCAGAGGTCTTGTCAGTAGTCTACCCTGCCATGGCAGATGCTCCTTACTCCCCTCCTCCAGCTTCAAGGGTGCCCCATCGAGGCCTCCCAAGGAAATCCTTCATATGTCTAGCCTGCCTAGTATCCTCTCTGAGCTTGGGAGCCCAGGCTGTGGAGATTTACAGTTACAATCAGAGAAGCAGAAACTAATGTGGTGTGTGCCTTTCTCTCCCCAAGAGGCTTCCTGCTCGACAGGACCCAGGGTCCTTTGCCACCAGTGGGCATAAGTATCTGCCACTAAGCAGGAACGGAGCTGGCTCAAGTCTCTCTAAGAAAGGGTAGAGTTGAGGGCACTAGAATCAGAAGTGGCTCAATGAGAGGAATCTGATGGATTCCCGGGCTTTCTTAAAGAAGGAAAGGTGTAACTTAACCAGATTGGCCAATTGGCTGTGACTGCTGGGGCTAAGTGTCTAGGGCGCGGGCCTAGGAATAGACAAACTTGGACTAATTCCTCAGAGactaggctgggctgggctgggctgggtagAGTGGCGGGGTGAGCACAGATCAGATAGGAGAGGGAAACGGCACCTTTTCCCTGTGGACGAGCGCAGTGATCAAGTCTTGCTGGCTAGTCATCTCATGCAGGTCCATGGAGGACTTGCTCTCCATCGACTGGACTGACAAGTGTCTGTGCAatagctcctcctcctgctcctggttGAAGCGTATGGAGCGCACCTCCTCCACTATCCTGGGGGCGGAGCGGTGAGCGCGTTCAGGGTAGGGGAAAAAGGGGCAGTCCTCACACCTGTTCCCTGGTGTCTGCCCCAGTCACCCTTGCTCTTCATGCTGATAGAGATCCAGGCCAAGCCGGGAAGTCTGGATTCCAGCTCCTTCATAAGGCTGGAGAACTGGGCaagccacttaacctctctgggcctcaaggACCACAGTATAAAATGGTGAGGACATAAGGCCAGAAGAATCTGAGGCTCTGCTCAGTCCTAACTCACGGGACTCGGGGGTACCCCCAGTAGCCGCCCTACTTGTTGAGCTCATCTCGGATCTCTTGGTACTGCATCAAGTTCTCCTGTATCGCCTCGAGCACCAAACAAAAGTTGTCACAAGCACTTTCGGAGAGGTTGGACAGAGGGCCTCCCACAAGCGGCTCTTGGGGAAGGCCAGACATCTCCAAACGGGCCACCTCGCAGTGCACCAAGGGCAGGTCCTTATTCCCATACTCCTCCACATCTGTCTGGGAAAGGGGAAATGGAGAGGGAAGAGACAGCCCAGCcggcagcccctgccccagccccttgcTGCTTGGCTTCAGAGAAGGTGAGTCTCTTAGGACACCAGGATTCTAATGTCCCTCATTTCAGCTTCAACCAATCTTAGCCTTCTCGCTCCTGCTAAATCCTACCCAGCAAACTTCTAAAGCCCATCTGCTCCCAATTCACAGCTTAGTGACTTCAACACTGTGGGAAGTGCTACACCATTCACCTCCCCAGCCCTTTGGAGGTTCTAACCctgaaaaaataattctgtagCTAACATGTAGTGAGTTCTTAGTAGGTGTCAAGTACTGTTCATTTACCCATGCCATTCTCGGAATAGTACTTTGAGGTAAGTactatcattattcccattttacagaagaagaaatcGAGGCTTAGATTGGTTAAATGCCCTAAGGTCATCCAGGCTACTCAGTTTGAGTTGTCATAGAAATAAAACATCTAGGAAATCCACAGCCCTCAGAAGCCCCAGTTGGTGAATTGGCACTCAATGTGGGAAATGATGCCTCTGGGTCTCAGGCTTGGCTTGCTCCAGGCACTTGAGTGTGTGAGAACACACTCACATACCCCTATGCTCAAGTCAGCACTCATACATacactccctctcctccctctgccctccccatcTCACTCACCTCACTGAAGCCTATTTTATCCTGTTGTCCCTGCTCTCCTGCCTTTATCATTTGCTCCAGGTTGGTGGTTACCACGACGACCAACAGGTTGATGCCAATAAGGGCACCAATAGTGATGAAGGTGATAAAGTAGAAGGCCCCCGCAACCTCCATTGCGTAGTCCCTGGTCTTCGCCCTGGAGATGGCAGGCAGGGGCCCTGTCACCGCCCTGGCCCTTTGAGctcatttcctcatctatgaaatggggaggTTATCTCAAGGCTACTAGGGCTTCTGCTGCCTCACTGCTACTGTGAGATCCAATGCCTGCTTCTAATTGTACTGCCAGACAGCAGGGTCCTCAACCCACCCGGCAAGGTGGGGATTTGTACATCAGCATTATTAAGTTTAATCTATTGGCTATACTCTTTCTTATTATAAAAGACAATTCAAGCTCATTGTAGAAAGAGcagaaggaaaatatacaggaaaAACCCCACCCACTGTTAATACCTATTATAAATATCCCATAAAATATTCCCCAAATAATAGTgtgtgttctctctccctccaccccccagtgggtgtgtgtgtggtgtgtgtgtgtgtactctgCCAGGTTCTATGCTAAGAGATTTATATTGATCCTCACAGCAATCCATGACATAGCTAATATTGTATTGTAATCCTCaattgacagatgaggaaactgaggctcaggaaagtaatttgcccaaggtcatatggCTAGTGTGGTAGAGTAAAGACTCAAAAGCCCAGTCCACCTTTATTGCACACTCTGTGGTTTCTCTACCACCTAAATCATAATGGATAATGATAGTAGAATCTCTTTACCAATTGAGCTTCTACTTTCACATGAAGGGAATTAAAAGATATCATCAGTGGGCCCAGATCCCTGGAGTGGACTGGAAACAAATATGTTATAGTCTTAATGGGAAAGCGGGAAAGGACAGAACCCAGGCAACCATCTGTGGCcaaatgtgaccttgggcagtgaGTCTAAGAATCAGTGAAATGAGACCCTAGGTTCCCAGGAGTCCAGACAGTTTGGTAGGCTCCAATGTGGACTGGGAGGCTGCCCTAAAGCTCTAGTGCAACCACAGACAGCTCCTGTGCCCAAGGCCTGCCAACCTGGCTGTTTAGCATGATGGGAGAAATATCCATGAATAGGCCTGTGGTGGGACTTTGATTGGTTGGAGTTTCAAGGGGACAAGGCTTCAAGTAGTCCACAAACCCAGAGGCCCCGGACCCAGGCAtctcttttcctcctttaaaGCCCTGACACCCGTTTCCTGCTGGGCCATCCTCATCCCCAGCCCTGGAGCTCCACACCCACCTGGAGCCCTTTTCCCTCTCCAGTTGGTATTTTGTTTCACGagagcccagcccctgccttgcCTGGATGGGCTGGGGATCAGAAGCCTCACAGGGACTCACTGAAAGTCATTGTAGATGTCCACCCAGCCATCTTGGGTGATGCAGATGAAGAGGGTGTACAGGGCCACCTGCATGTTCTGGAAATGCTTGGGCACAAATGCACCAAAGAGAGTGACCCCAAACACGGAGAACACCTGCCAGAGAGACCGAAGACCCATCTGACTTCACACAAGAGCCTTGGAGACAGCACATACAAATGAACGCTGCCAAGGGAATCACAGGGTTTTGGGCCCATAAGCCTCTCCTCTTCTCCAGACACCCCTGTATCCCCAGTGACCCATGACCTGTTCAGGGAAggggagtggctggggtgggggagggactgaCCAGCATGAAGAAGAGGATGAGGGCCATGATATTGGCCATGTCAGGCACCGACTGCAGGATGACACGAATGATCCGGGCCAGGGGCTccacagacatgcacacatgcacgAGACGAAGGACCCTGTAGCAGAGCCTCTCAGGGATGCCCCTCAGCCTTTCCCAGACCCCTCCTCCTCACTGCCACCCTACCTGCCCAGACAGGCAGAACTACCCCCAGTTGGTAATAGCCCCCATCTCTTCCCCAGGGTCCAGGCAGGTCCCCCTCTTTTCTCCAGAGTTCCCACTCACCTGAGGGTGTAGGTGATAGAGATGACATTGAGTTCACTAATGAAGAACCCCAGGAGCAAGGTAAAGATGATAAGGAAGTTGAGGATGTTCCAGccatcctgggggggggggggtcagcccCAATGGGGTCTGTCAGGCCCAGCCCATGGAGACATCCCGGgtctgccttccccaccccccaaggatGAGGGGATCTTctcacagcagggccaatcatcTGCCATTCACTGTTGTTACTCATTCTGTTGCCCACAAAAGATGTCACCCAATAGGCATGCACTTGCTGTCTCATACATGTGTCAACAGCCAAGTGCAGTCTCAGAGACACACAGTGTATGATCGCACATACATACAAGCTAGTTCCTCAGCTGAGCACCCCCGTGGTTGGTGCACTGCTGAAAATGGCCTTGTCCTACAGTTAAGTGACAAGAGAGTGTTGGGATGCTCCAGCCTTTGTGTGACACACACTCCaattaataataaaaggaaaataaatactaATGGAAACATTAAAGACCACTGCTTCAGTAGTCAGTTCAGTGGTGAACTAGCTCTCACTGTATAAGAGAGACAGGACATTTTTACAAGCCCTTTGTCTTATAAGGCACAGACTCATCTAggagtggggatgggggaagggcGCTCCCAGAGACGAAAATTCAACCACAATGACGAAAGAGGGGACTTTGCTCTATTTCACAAACAATATGTGCATTGACCTtttgaccagtgatcccacttctagacacctgacccacagaaactctAGTTCAAGTACAAAATGACATTTGTATAAGGttgaaaacaaccaaagtgtccagCAAGTGGGCCCTGGTTGAACAAACTATTACATATTCATTCACTGGAGTAGTACCATtgagccataaaaaaaagaaaaagaaaagatcttCATGTATTGACATAGAAAGTTTGCCAAGATCCATTAAGTGACAAAAGCAaagtgcagccctagctggtttggctcagtggatagagcattggccttcagactgaagggtccctggctcaattccagtcaagggcacatgcctgggttgcgggctcaatccccgttagggggcatgcaggaggcagccaatcaatgattctctctcatcattgatgtttctctctctccctctcccttcctctctgaaatcaataaaaatatattttaaaatatttaaaaaaatcaaagtgcagccctggccggtttggctcagtggatagagcatcggcctgtggactgaggggtcccaggttcgattccggttcaagggcatgtaccttggttgggggcacatccccagtaggaggtgtgcaggaggcagctggttgatgtttctctctcatcgatgtttctaactctctatccctctccctgcctctctgtaaagaaataaatggaatatattaaaaaagaatcaaagcgccgaaaccggtttggctcagtggatagagcgtcagcctgcggactgaaaggtcccaggttcgattccggtcaagggcatgtacctgggttgtgggcacatccccagtaggagatgtgcaggaggcggctgatcgatgtttctctctcatcgatgtttctaactctctatctctctcccttcctctctgttaaaaatcaataaaaatatatttaaaaaaaaaaaagaatcaaagtgCAGAACAGTGACAATAGTATGTTACTGTTAGGAAAGGGAGgactaaaaatatatacttgtttGCTTATGATTGCAAAATAAACAGAGGTAGGCTAAGCAAgagaatataaatatacatagatTACctagagagggtgggggtggagagaaaggaatgaaagcAAGAATTATGTGTGTACTTTTCAATATAGTCTTGACCAATATGTATctgtagtaaatattttttaatgaaaaaaatgttcttaaatttCTTGGGTAGTTTAATAAACACAAGCTCGCCCAGTGTCCCAAGTTCAGAATGTCTGTGCCTACACATCCACAAAGAGACACATGTCTGCCTGTCTAAAGATTCATCCCTCTACCCATCCGGTATTAAACTCACACTATATGCCAGACCCTGAACCCAGACAACCCAGAAGCCATTTAACCAGCCAAGGAGGTGAGAAGcagagtgcgtgtgtgtgtgtgtgtgtgtgtgtgtgtgtgtgtgtgtgtgtgcaatgcAACTACAAGCAGTTTGGTGCAGCTGGAACACCAGGGTGAGGCCAGGAGTGATGAGGCTGCAAAAATAAGCAAGGATACTTTGGCTTGTGCCTTAGGAAGATCACTTTAATGGCAGGTGGGGACACAGGAAGCCATAGCAACATCCTGGTGAGGGAAGACAAAGCAAGAGCTAAAACAGGGATAGGAGAAATTTGACGAGATCGgggcgttcagggtggtatggccatacCATAGACAGGGATAGCAGAAATTTGAGAAAGATTTAGGTGGTGAAATAGTGATTAATAGGCTGtggaggtgaggagaaggaaggagtcacgcacagatgataaaaaaaaaaaagggggggggccgaaactggtttggctcagtggatagagcgtaggcctgcggactgaagggtcctgggttcgattccggtcaagggcatgtgcctgggttgcgggcacgtccccagtgggggatgtgcaggaggcagctgattgatgtttctgactctctacctctcttcctttctctctgtaaaaaaacaataaaatatatttttttttaaaaacggGGGGAGAGCTGGGGACAAAATTTGGGATCCCTATGTGACTGGGTAATATTTGAGATGTTAATTTCCAGACTTCCTGCCTTCCCTGTATTtatccctttctttcctctcgACAACCCCTCCACCACACCCTTGCAACAGGGATCAGATTTTGTGTATTAGGAtccaggggggagggtgggagtaggGAAGGAGGCAAAAACAGCTTCTAACCAGCCCTGGCTTTTGGCACTGATAGCTTGGCCACAGAGGAAAGGTTAGGTTTGGGAACATTATGTCAGCCAGGGGTGATTTTGCCCTCCAGatgacatttggcaatgtctggggaCATTCTTGGTTATCACAACAAGGATGGTGCTAATGGTATCTAGTGGGTAGATgccaggaatgctgctaaacatccgaCAATTCATGGGACAGTCCCCACAACAAAAAAGTATCCAGGCCTAAACGTCATTATtgtagtgctgaggttgagaaaccctggctGATGGAATGGCTTGGAGGAACACAAGATCCTCATTCTTGCTTCAAGTCTCCTGTGCTAAGAAACTCTGGGACAAATCCCTAAGTGTTGCTGAAAGAAATCTCAGGAAAATGAAGGAGGAATGTTCCCTCCTAGTAAGTAGATGTCTGCCTGCATCCTAGAGCTAGTTCTGAAAAAGTGGTGCAGGGAAATGTTCACAAAACCAAGGTATCTGAGATATGTCAATACAAACCatcctattcttttttaaaaaattgatttcagagaggaaaggagaaggagagagatatagaaacatcaatgatgatagagaatcattgatcggctccctcctgcatgccccacaatgtggggatggagcccacaacccgggcatatgccctgaccgggaattgaaccatgacctcctggttcataggtagatgctcaaccactgagccatgccagccaggctcctttTTCTGTTAATAAGCATCCTTACAAGTGTTGTTTGCCCAAAGCAGTCTTTAAGACATTTAGACTTCACAAATTTTGTTCTAGATTCTACATTCTGTGTTCTATGAAGTGAAACCTCTAACCCATGGAAAGCTTATAATTCGAATTGGTTGTTCTAGTAACTATATTTAAATACTTCCTTTTTATGAGAGGGTTCTTTTTTGggtagttttgttgttgttgttgtttgtttgtttgtttgtttttgtaagcCTCTTCTCGAAAATACCCAAAGGCAAATAAATCCCTTGCTCCTGAAGTCCTAATCAAACAAAGAGTTTGATTTAATGTAACTTTCAGACCTATTCCTACAGAGGCAGCTCCTCAACATTCTCCAGGACAGGGCTCAGCCAACTCTAGGCCAGGGGCCAATCTGGCCAGCAGCTCTTTGTTTGTAGAACGCTCAGGCTaagaatggtggtggtggtggtttttaattgggggggggggggggaatctaaAGAATAGCATGTGGTGACACATGCAAATTATATGAAGTTCAACTCTCAGTGTCCTTGAGTGAGATTATTTGGAGCACAGCCATGTTTATTCACCTATGTGCTGCCTACAGCTTCTCTGTGCTCCCACTGCTGAGATGAATGTTTGCAACAGAGACGAGGGCCCACAAAGCTTAAAATCTTTATCTGGCTCTTGATAGAAAAAGTTTGTTGACTCCTACTCTTGAACCCTGTAAATTAAGGTAAATGCTCTCAATCTCATTTCCTATATAAGGACATCAAGGTTTTcccaggatcacagaatgggGGAAGGCTGGAGCGGAGACTGGGACCCAGGGAAGCTGCACTTCTAGTATAAGTTACTATATCAGACATCTCAGaagtagtctctctctctctctctctctctctctctctctctctctctcacacacacacacacacacacacacacacacacacacctctcaaTCTTTAGGGCCAGGAGCACAGAAATCAGAAATGGGGACTGGCCGGGGTACACTTCCTAAGGAAGGGTAAGGGCGATGGCAGGGAGGGCCCAGGATCTCACCTTCCAGAAAACCCAGAAGCCATTTAACCAGCCAAGGAGAACCTCACAGATAAGGATGGTCAGCACAATGTCATCTATGGTAGCGAAGAACTCATAGTGCTTCTACAtggaagacagaaaaagagagggacagagaggtcaGTGGAGTGGGGGACTGGGCGGGGCTAGGGAGAGAGGACATcgtggggggagggaaggcccaTATTCCTGCTGCTCTTCATCCTCAGCATCTTTgtaactcttttattttattttatatacttttaaatatatttttgtttatttcagagaggaagggagagggagagagagatagaaacatcaatgatgagagagaatcaatgattggttgcctgtatctccctattggggatggagcccgcaactcaggcttatgcccttgaccggaattaaaccccaggacccttcagtccacaggccgacattttatccactgagccaaaccagctagggatgtaGCTCCTTTAGAGCACATTTTGCATGTACATGCCAGGCACCTTGCTAAGACCACCATGCATTATTTTGCTTTACTGTCACCATCATCCTAAAAAGTAGGCTGTATtctcatcttacagatgagaaatgagTGGTGCCCAAGGTCAGACAGCAGTAAAGATTGTTgtccagccctggcaggtgtgactTGGTTGGATGTTGTccggtgcaccaaaaggttgccagttcaattcccaggtggAGCACAAttctgagttgtgggctcaacctctgttatggggcatgaaggaggcagccgatcaatagttcgctctcacatcaatgtttctctctttctccctctcccttcctctctctctaaaaatcaatttttttaaagaaaaaataaattgttgtCTGACTACAAACCTTTGCTCCCCTGGAGTAAGGATACTTGGAAAAGGGAGACTGGGAGAGGCAGAACTGGCTCCAGAACTAGCCCCTGAGATAGAAGACACCAAGTTCCATCCTTTCTTCTCTGATTGTCCCAACCACTCTTGCTGCCCCAGCTCCCAAATCCCCCAGGCCAACCTGACCAAGCTCCTGAGTATCTACTCCAGGACATTTCTCTGGATGAATGGATTGTGGCCAGATGACTTGATGACTGAATTCTGTTTAGACCCCAACTCACTTTCACCCAAACTAGATACTACTCCCTTAGCTCCCCCTAAGCTGTGACGCCACTATAGTCTGTGACTCTATTAATAGCTCCCAGACCCCTGGCTCTACCCTGGCAGTTACCAAAGTCACCTGGACTCCTCCCTTTCTTCACTTCCATGGCCAATAGACTCTGCCCCAAGGCTCGCTGCCACACATGAAAGCCTCTTGCTACCACACCTTGCCATCACCCCCATCCACCAGCTGGGAAGAGCTTCTTAAACCCAGATGAGAGGTTAAGTTTTATGGGTTCCAAATTCCCAAAAAGCATCAGGGGCCAGGGATGTCTGCCCGTAACAAGGAAGAGCTTTCTGTCCCCTCATCTGTCACCTCAGTTCCGCCCCACTGGCCACTGAAGGCAATAGGCTCCCCTATTTATAGAAAGAATTTCCTAAATAGTCCTCCTGCCTTCTCCAAGTCATGGGCATCTATGTCTACATCAGCGTTGCCTTCTCCACCACTAGACTTCCATGGTTCCCCATGACCTTCAGGGTAAGGTTCAAATTAGTCTGGCGTTCACAGCTTCTAGGATTCGACCTCCGTGACACATATCCTATACCAGTGCTTTTACCATTTTTGACTAGGACCCAAAATAAGAAATCTATTTTACTTCTtacaacatctctctctctctctctctctctctctctctctctctctctctctctcacacacacacacacacacacacacacacacacacacaatttctatTCAATTCTTTTTCATCCTACTATTTCATTCTATATCACAATGTTAGTATCTGCACTCTGAATTGATTTCATGATCCATCAATGTGTGTGATCTGCCTCCCCATCTACTCATCTTCCAAATCTAGCAATAGGATTTCTGTTAATACCGTATCAAGGTCATAAAAGCTAAATCCAAGGGGTACTTAGTCCTTACTGCCTTGTCTCTTAGCCACATCTGCCATCGTGCCCACTCCCCTGAGCGTACACTGTCCTGGGTTTCCTCCCACTCCTCTGGCACGCCTTCTCCTCAGTTTCCCTTGTACTTCCTCTTCCACTTTCTGCCCTTTACTTACAGGTTCTCCTCTAGAGCTCTGTGTTGGCCTGTTCTCACTCAATTCTCTCTTCCCGGGCAACCTCATCAATTCC is drawn from Myotis daubentonii chromosome 3, mMyoDau2.1, whole genome shotgun sequence and contains these coding sequences:
- the CATSPER4 gene encoding cation channel sperm-associated protein 4 — translated: MLIDRGDIIDTKDAWDMQEFITRMYVKQLLQHWTFQLLLATLLVVNAITVALRTNFALGQKHYEFFATIDDIVLTILICEVLLGWLNGFWVFWKDGWNILNFLIIFTLLLGFFISELNVISITYTLRVLRLVHVCMSVEPLARIIRVILQSVPDMANIMALILFFMLVFSVFGVTLFGAFVPKHFQNMQVALYTLFICITQDGWVDIYNDFQAKTRDYAMEVAGAFYFITFITIGALIGINLLVVVVTTNLEQMIKAGEQGQQDKIGFSETDVEEYGNKDLPLVHCEVARLEMSGLPQEPLVGGPLSNLSESACDNFCLVLEAIQENLMQYQEIRDELNKIVEEVRSIRFNQEQEEELLHRHLSVQSMESKSSMDLHEMTSQQDLITALVHREKVQESTTNLPKRKKSSR